One window from the genome of Gopherus evgoodei ecotype Sinaloan lineage chromosome 2, rGopEvg1_v1.p, whole genome shotgun sequence encodes:
- the WDR60 gene encoding WD repeat-containing protein 60 isoform X6, producing MQREKPEEEPEIGDDYLTNYEDDFEDYEDDFDDDDDEDNDSEARDSEERLREIPVSKKSEIEEIQRAINAENERIGTLLPKQIQKEREKEPNVERQDSPARGSICGMFMDFETANQRQSSQIMATKQKKRSSELLRLIDLDFSVSFSLLDLPPVNEYDMYIRNFGKTNTKQAYVQSNEDNLERDVQTDEIETLEKWTQHPGDSVLVSGGPRSSNDVSTDIVVTPKIDSQRLTNFLRSACQVIAVLLEEDRVATQPRWNLRSRQTSLSISDSCFQLNTNLPFLHGRKVSCLHISQVQRQALLSVHGLPEKPGAIQLDRKYIVCVWNVWQPSSPQKVLVCEAEVSCCCFSPSKATLVFAGTMDGSLVVWDLREDSRMHHCVKLNETDWIFRSPTFSTDGVLSSLNHTYPVLAIEPVSTSVYKEQNYGLSHLSSQEEMSGLSFQIASMDENGTLNLWVAVELQKVDLSGSQSDLGLIPGGKIKLVHSSTVQLNSSLFPKDILCLRKPQTLNIKFLPSNPNHFIVGTDIGMVSHGARHDLRVHPKLFKPQQGGPRSIRANAVDFSPFGKPIFLVGCSDGSIRLHQMTSEHPLIQWNDSTNGQPIIALQWALTRPAVFFVLDTSSTVYIWDLLENDLCPVAKQIIQSDKVMTMVVLGEPEKTNGLLGIALAKQSGIIDIQYVKKRWALPQSEESEKLQLLLQQSL from the exons ATGCAGAGGGAAAAACCTGAGGAAGAACCT GAAATCGGTGATGATTATTTGACAAATTATGAAGATGATTTTGAA GATTATGAAGATgattttgatgatgatgatgatgaagacaaTGATAGTGAGGCTAGAGACTCAGAAGAAAGACTAAGAGAGATCCCTGTTTCTAAAAAATCAGAAATAGAAGAAATTCAAAGAGCAATTAATGCAGAAAATGAGAGGATTGGTACCTTACTACCAAAGCAAATTCAAAAAGAACGTGAAAAGGAACCAAACGTGG AGAGGCAAGATTCTCCTGCCAGAGGCTCTATCTGTGGAATGTTCATGGATTTTGAAACAGCAAACCAGCGGCAAAGTAGCCAAATTATGGCCACTAAACAGAA GAAACGCAGTTCAGAACTGCTCCGGCTAATTGACCTGGACTTCTCAgtaagtttttctttactggattTGCCTCCAGTGAATGAATATGACATGTACATCAGGAACTTTGgaaaaacaaacactaaacag gCATATGTTCAGAGCAATGAGGATAATCTTGAGAGAGACGTTCAGACGGATGAAATAGAGACTCTAGAAAAATGGACACAACATCCAGGAGACAGTGTACTTGTATCTGGAG GTCCCAGAAGCAGCAATGATGTGTCTACTGATATTGTTGTAACACCTAAGATTGATTCACAGAGATTAACAAACTTCCTCCGGTCTGCTTGTCAG GTGATTGCTGTTTTGCTTGAGGAAGATCGAGTTGCAACACAACCCAGGTGGAATCTAAGATCTCGACAAACCAGTCTGTCTATTAGTGATAGCTGCTTCCAGTTAAATACTAATCTACCTTTTCTCCATG GCCGAAAAGTGTCCTGTTTGCACATCTCTCAGGTTCAGAGGCAGGCATTGCTTTCTGTTCACGGTTTACCTGAAAAGCCAGGTGCTATTCAATTGGACAGGAAGTACATCGTATGTGTATGGAATGTCTGGCAGCCCTCCAGTCCTCAGAAAGTTTTAGTTTGTGAAGCAGAG GTGTCATGCTGCTGCTTTAGTCCCAGTAAAGCAACTTTAGTATTTGCTGGAACAATGGATGGTTCACTGGTAGTGTGGGATCTCCGAGAAGACTCAAGGATGCATCACTGTGTGAAATTAAATGAAACTGACTGGATTTTTAGATCTCCGACATTTTCTACTG ATGGTGTTCTCTCCTCATTAAACCACACATATCCTGTACTGGCAATAGAACCTGTCTCAACATCTGTCTATAAGGAACAGAATTATGGGCTCTCACACCTATCTTCTCAAGAAG AAATGTCAGGCCTGTCATTCCAGATAGCTTCAATGGATGAAAACGGGACTCTCAATCTGTGG GTAGCAGTTGAATTACAAAAAGTGGATTTGTCTGGTTCACAGAGTGATTTAG GTTTAATTCCTGGGGGGAAAATAAAGTTAGTACATAGCTCTACTGTTCAGTTGAATAGCAG CCTTTTCCCAAAAGATATCCTATGCCTGAGAAAGCCTCAAACACTGAATATTAAGTTTCTGCCTTCTAATCCTAATCATTTCATTGTTGGAACAGACATT GGTATGGTAAGTCATGGTGCAAGACATGATTTAAGAGTACATCCAAAGCTGTTCAAACCCCAGCAGGGTGGACCAAGATCAATAAGAGCTAATGCAGTTGATTTCTCCCCTTTTGGAAAGCCAATATTTTTG GTTGGCTGTTCAGATGGAAGTATTAGATTGCACCAAATGACGTCAGAGCATCCCCTCATACAGTGGAATGACAGCACAAATGGCCAACCAATTATTGCCCTCCAGTGGGCTCTCACAAGACCTGCTGTGTTTTTCGTCCTGGATACATCATCTACTGTTTACATTTGGGATCTACTGGAAAACGACTTGTGTCCTGTAGCCAAACAAATTATCCAGTCAGATAA GGTTATGACTATGGTTGTATTGGGTGAACCGGAAAAAACAAATGGTCTGTTGGGGATCGCATTGGCCAAACAATCTGGAATAATAGACATTCAGTATGTAAAGAAGAGGTGGGCATTACCTCAGTCAGAAGAATCAGAAAAACTACAGTTGCTCTTGCAACAATCCTTATAA